cggtttccaacctttttATGCCTTTTGTATTGTTAATAGATATAATGACATAAACACGTTTTGAAAACTGttacgttttatttatttgtagatattatggtatgaaaatgaaaatcgtCTGCACCTCCCAGGTTGGAAACCACTGGATTAGAGGCTTCTGCTTCTTCTTTTCTCTTGTTACCTCTGATACAGAGAGCGTGCCTGTGTTCCCTGATTCCACTGCTCTCCTGAATGTCTCCTCAAAAGGGTTCACATTCTGTAGGTCCTGGAACAGACCCACTTCTTCGCAGTTTCTGATGAATCTTGTGGGTGTAGGAGTTTGATCAGCTGTTGGTAAAGATATCTCCTTAAtcttgtatttcttttattggATAATTTGATTGTGGGTACCTACCCACAAAGCCAGCACTCTTGGAACCGCTACCCAGATTCAACATCATGTCGTGCTTCTTCATGTGCACCGTCAACTGATTCTCGTTGGTGAAACTCTGTAAAAGCACAATTGTTAACAGAGGTTGGAGATGAAATATAAATGTTACACGCTTACCATGGTGCAACCGGACAAGGAACAAGCAAAAGCTCTCTCTGTATCAGTCATTGTCGATTCGCAGCCACGAGGAGAGTCCTGTGATAGTTTGCAAACACTGCAGAATGAGAGGTAAAACAGCTGAGAGAGTATTGTGTACAGAGTTTCAAGTCAGGATAATCATTTCCTTGAGAATGACTGTTGCTCCGATACATTCTCTGTGTAACTGACCACGGTAGAACTGTTTTTCATTGACGTAATATCGAGGACACGTAAACTGATTGTCAACCCGAGGTTTCTACACCAGCTACCAAATATTATGGTATCAGCTGTTTCCATATTGCAAAGACTAACACCATTGGTGCAGCACACTCGAGTCGATAGGTACATAACCCTAAAATGCGCGTGCGTATGGTGATCGTCGTCTTCCTAGACGATATtcctatattttattttgtggactCCAACGATTGGTAAGCATGGCGAGGTTTTCGTCATAGACAAGATCAGTATAGACGTTCCgtgcaatgcatttttctgtctacgGTTCTGAATTATTGGTGGCCTGGTAAATACGACAGCTGACATGTTATAAACATTTAGAATATAAGTTATGTACCATTATGTACCTATCAGTTATAGGTGGTTATAGGCAGTTATAGGACAGACAAATATCATTCCTGGTGATTTTCTGACTAGCTTTTTCAATCCCTAGGATTCATGCACTCGGAAATAGAATTAGAGAACAATGGGAAGGGACGTAGACCTGATAGGGGGAGATCCAGGTGGATCCAGGTAGAAACGACGACGTAACAAAGGCGCTGAAAGGCGCCGATGGGCGCCGACAGGTTTACAGAATCTGTATAGAGAATTTCTGCCTTTGGCCTGCCTGTTGCAATCGAAACCTCGACATTATTTTACTAGGCTTCGATTGACTACAAATTCGTGGCAATTTGACGCAGAGCCAGCTGCTTACTGATGGTTATTCAAAAAATTTGTGTCTGATCAAGCTTATACTCTAAGATCATAAGATGTTGGTCttctgtgatattttcgacttcaaAGTTCTTATACTTGCTTGTTTACTGGTGAGTAATATCCGAGATACCATTGTGTACCGTTTTTCGTGAAACCGAAGCGAAATAAAAAACGAGCAATCAGATGacagagattttcgaaaatctccgGCCACGCGTAAGGTGACACACAATTGGTGACCCACAAACTTCCGGCAAGCCCACGATTCGTTATCGGGTCAGGCTCGCCGCAGAGCTTAATTTTAAAGGTCCTTGGTCTCGTTTAACAGAATGAAATAGCGGCATAACCTATACATGTACACAAGACAATAACGCTGCCAAcacatttattaaataaacctTTGGAAAATCAGACCCGCACCCGCTACAATCCGCTTCACGTAAAAGCTTCTGTTGCTGACGTTGCACGTCTCCAACGCCCCGAAAGATCATGccggaaaataaaaatgccgTTTCTCATCCCACTCTGctgttttaatttattttctcgCCGAACACATACGCGAATTATTCCCACGCTCGAATTCtgtgtattaatattttataacacGTTTTGTAACACGTTGTATAAACTAACCGATAAGAAATTCTTGATAAAATATACATCGACTTTGATTCTAGGCATTTTTACCAAACAGTTTAGCGAACGATGCAAACGAAGGCGCAGTATCACTCACTCAACAAAATATTGATATGACGCTCGGTAAGTCACGACGTTGCGAAAAGCCAGTCGAAATGACATACAGATAAGGCTATTGTTGACTTAATCGTAAACCGTTCCCGGAGGTTCGTTCGTCGTTCTCACTCATTCTTGTTTTATTTCAGCATCGAACGAATTGGTCTTTATAAATTTTTACGCACAATGGTGCCGTTTTAGTAACTTATTAGCCCCAATTTTCGAAGAAGCGGCGACTAGAATAAGACGCGCTTTTCCCGAGCCCGGGAAAGTTGTAATGGCGAAAGTAGACTGCGACAGGGAATGTGGGTAAACTAAGATAATTACGACGTAAATTCGGAAACAGAATTGTTCAAATCCCTAAGTGAAACATTATGGTTTTAGCTGGTATTGCCTCGAGGTTCCACATCACCAAGTATCCAACACTGAAGGTCATCAGAAATGGCCAACCAATCAAGAGGGAGTACAGGGGTCAAAGGTCTGTGGACGCCTTCGAAGAGTTCATAAAGAAACAACTGGAGGATCCGATAAGGGAGTTCTACGATCTGAAAGAACTGATGAACTTGGATGACAAGAAACGAATGATTATCGGATACTTTGATCGGAAAGATGTTCCAGAGTACAAGATGTTCAGGAGGGTTGCTACCAACCTCCACGATGACTGTCAATTCCATGTTGGCTTTGGGTGAGTGTGATTCTCGTATATTCTACAAATATTGTTGAAATTATACTTGAGAATTTTTATGTATGGCTGTACGAGGGTGTGTGTGTAATGGTTCTCTTGTTTCCTCTAACAAGCACATGCTCTGCTCAAAACTGTGACATTGGAGAACATTTTCACTTGGTGTAAGTAAGACAATGTGCATGTGTGGTCTAGACGGATTTTCGTTTTGCACAGTTCCTTGAGGTTGCAGCATTTTCTGTGTGCATTGTTAATAGGCAAATCGAATTGAATTCGATGGAACAGTGTTACTACTCTCGTACAACACGATTGAAAAGTTATTTGGAAAATATGGTATTTTATGTTAATTGTGTTAGGCGAGGATAGTCAGCTTTTTTTTCGATCGCGTTTTACAAGGTCCCGATTGTGTTCGAGAGTTTTCGTTTTCAATTATAGTTTGCAATTTTCTACGATGTGAATGTTCAAACGAAATATAGAAGCGAAAATGTACGTGTATCTTTTCTCAAATGCGAAACAGGAATGCAAGCAGATCCATGCATCCTCCAGGGGAGCCTATTATAGTCTTCCGATCAGATAAAGCGCTCTCCAATGATGATGACGAGACCTACCATGGTAGCTTGCATAACTTTGATGAGCTGAATGTTTGGGCGCAAGAGAAATGTGTTCCCCTCGTGAGGGAGATTACATTCGTGAATGCTGAAGAGTTAACGGAAGAGGGTCTACCATTCCTCATACTGTTCCATGCTCCCGATGATGTGGAGAGCATTAAACTGTACAAAGATATAGTCTCGAAACAGTTAATAGACGAGAAAcgtaaataaattattgaatatctATCCTGATCGACAAATAGGCcagttaaaataaaataattctctctctctctctcttttcagaACATGTCAATTTCCTGACAGCAGATGGTTTGAAATTTGCTCACCCCCTTCATCACTTAGAGAAGACACCCGCTGACTTGCCTTTGATCGCTATAGATAGTTTTAGGCATATGTACCTGTTCCCAAACTTTAACGATATCCATATAGAGGGTAGGCTTAGGGCTTTCCTGAAGGACTTGTACTCCGGAAAGCTACACCGGGAATTCCACAACGGCCCGGATCCTAGTAATAACGAATCGCCACAAATTGTGGGTCAAATCAAGGTGCCTACAACCCCACCTGAATCCACGTTCAAAAAACTAGCGCCCAGTAAAAACAGGTATACATTACTCAGGGATGAACTTTAATGTTATAGTGACGATGATGGACAAGCAAGATTTGTATAATTTCGGTTACGCGATTTGTTAGTTATTTTACAGTGATGCAATCCAAATCCgttgtattattattaaatcGAATTCTATTGATATCGACGTTACACGCGCGTTTAGCATTCTTCGTATCAGTTTATACAGTATTCTAATTAAACGATGATTTAGTGTACATTAAACATGGGTAGGAAAGTCTTATTATTTAAGGACAAAAAAAagctatgcatatatatatacacaatatacatatgtataaaatccCATCGATACATCTTACGCCTCTACCAAATGTTTTATACACGTAACTACTCTATACACACTACACTTGTAAAGGATTAATATTGATCGAATACGAATACGAAGACCTTCGTAGAGACTTTCAGGATAGTAGATTTCATTCTATTTTTACATAAAAGACGTGCTTTTTATATTAACTTTCGTTTCGTGCCAGATTTCTCGGTTAATCGCTCTTCGAAATCAAATTACGAATGACCGCTTAGGGTTCAGAACAATAGGTGTTAACGATTTAACTAAATAACACAGGACTTACAAAATAACGCTAAGGAAAAAATACGGGGATTAAGAATAAAAggataatagaaagaagaaattATCCATCTACAGGCGATCCATTGTAATATATCGTTTTCTATGAGAGCGAGGAGAGCTTCAACCATACGTTACGGCCGAACGTACTTTGGACAAGATGGCTGCGATGTAATGGACTCTGGTCCTATGATACTCCATACTATCCTTGGCAGAAAGCGTTTAATAAACGATCAATTCATTGAAAAATTACTGGAAAATGTACTAAAAGGCATAAGCTACATTATAGTAATATTAGAATagatttttatttatgtaaaCATGGCTATTTCTATTATATCGTTGCTTTACTATTGCTGAAGACACTCGTAAGTTATACTTGTCAATAATATCTATAGTAGATGCATAGTTATGTCAAGTACTTTTCGCCAGGGGTAGTAGTTCTCGGATTGATAGGGATTTTGGTAATTAGGAGTAATTCTTAAGGCGATCATCTTTTGATACTTCATggttattaggtgtacaaatgaaTAATGTAATGTGTCTAACGAAATTCGAGGATTATTGTGCTAGACTTTCGATTAATTAACATTTTATGTACTGAGAACCTATTGGTAGATTTTTTAACGATTATAGCTAAACGACTATAGCTAAAAGCAGTAATCgcataagaaatgattacagTGCGCGTATTGGTCAAAATAATTTAATGGTTTATCATATTTTGATTTGTAATGGCCTGTTGTgtataaaatgttttaattgATTGCTTCCCCGCTCGCAAAGATTCGGATTATTCATTTGTCCAGCTGATACCCGTCCCCGAGGTTTCCTCCAGCACAAAAAAAGATAGAAATCGCAGCACGTAGTCGGTGTACATTTGGATAAAGGTGGTGTAGAAACaatacaaagaatcgtcgagcgCTCGGACCCGATCACACTCGATTTTCAAAGTACTCTGAGCGCGGGAGTGAATGCGAACGTCTACGAAGAACGTCTGTTTTTATCTAGAGTAATCGCTTCTTGGGCAAAGTATTTTAGAATCGAGGGGTTTCGAATATCTGCGATAGAGGATTTACGATAGCGATGAAATTGATTTGGTACGGTGTAGTAACGCCGAGATACTCCTGAGAAGCTAATTTGTATGGATGATGGTATATTAATTTCTCTGTTAATAAAGAATTTCTAAGTCAAACATTTACAACGTCCACTGTTTATGTTAACATCCTCGATGTCGACGTCAACGTTAAACATTTTCGTCAGTTAATTTCAAACAACGTTTTAAACaacgaaataaataatgaaacgaagaattgcaaAGTAATCGCAGGTTCGGCTAACTTACGAAAGAAGAGGATGGTGCAGCAGCGGCAGATGTCCATTATAAAATGGCTGTATTTAGGGGTAACTCGATATATGTATTACATTCCAGCAGTACACGCCATCACCGTTTTATGTTATATTCTAATCTTGCAGTACATAGTATTACACGTAACATGATTTCATACAGCTAATAACCATCCACACTGCACTCTCGCCACAGTTTCCAGCACTTCCgttttttgttatgttttgttTCCACCTTACGACGAAACGTGAATGGAGCAGATCTCAGGCGGAGAGCCTGAGGTCGCAGGTACCGCAGTTAGAGAACAAAACGTACAGACTCGTTTCCCAAAGGTAGAAAGGAACGTTTTTAAGAAATATGGTCGTCGAGCCGTAACTCTATCTCGATAGaatgtattctttttttttctttttttttcaccaagACCGTTGTGTGTCCACGTGAGAACGtgttgtttctttttattcacGATCGCCGAACTGAGAGAGCGTTATTATCTTTTTGTTGTTGTTACTCGTTTTCTCGTCTTTGTCGCAGTCCCAAATATCGCTTTCCGCGAAGCGAACACAAGCGGAGTATGAAGCGAAAGTAAAGAGCATGtggttcctttctttctttcgttctctTCTTTGCTTTCCTGTCAATACCGCGTTCTttcttcactctctctctctctctccacacaGTCGTTACAAATAATATTGTATTTACAAACGGTAAACTCGTAATGAACACCGCGGGAAACGCATTTCGACTCCGTGAattctcattttttttctccccggtttctcccctctctctctctctctctctctctctctcgcgcgcgctttTCTTTCGCATAGCATCTAGAAAGACATTCAACTATATACGCTGCCTTACAGAGAGAATCAATAAAGTTCAAACGACGAGAAACAATCGAAGCGAACGAAGTCAAGTTTAATCGTAACCGTGGGTTGAACAACAGTTTAATTAACAATCGTATTCTGTAATCGTGTCGTGTACACACTCGCACATCCAGAATATGGGTCTCGACTGCGCTTGTCACTTTGAGAAGCCGGTCACACGTTTCGTCATATAACACAATTGAGAAtcgttttcctttctttttttgtcCGATATACACTATAGAAAAATAACATTATAAACACTCCTTACCGGATCGGGGGAGGGAATTAGACGTTACAAACGTTATTAtaacttcatttttttcctcacaagtaaaaatataaatattctcgTTCACAGTGCGATATCTCTGGTGTAGCCTCGCTCGACTTAGTGTTTAAACgctatatgttttttttttaatacttcCATCGAGGATAATCATTTCTCTTACATTTTAATACACATTCCTCTCACTCTCTtcttctctatttctctctcgcGCCGTATCCGTTCGAATATAATTTCCACCCCACGAAAAAACCAAAGACCTATATCTCGAACGGGTCTCCCTATTCATTCTCGCACGGCCCCGCCGTTTTCGTCATAGTTTcacgttattttcatttttgttcaAGTAACAACGACTTGTACTCGCGATTTAATAAAGTAATGAAAGACGTTTTcttattacaataattattcctttgaccGTCGCTGACGACGCTCTCTGTCGTCTTGTATTGCCTCTAGTTTGTTCGCGACACGCTACTACGTTAGACCGCTTCAGGTTTAGGCGAAAAACTTAAGACGAAAAACTTCTGCGATAGCGATTAGCGAGTATAATACGGGGGGAAGCCGCTTCATTGCCAACAAGATAGAAAAATTAACAATCCGGCAAAACCAAAGGAGCTCCCGCGATCGTCCGGGAATCGTTCGGAAGTTTCTCCGCGCGCCGTTTCCAACGAATAAAATCTAATCTCATCAATCTCGGATCGAAACGGCCGACTCTTTCATGAACGATTCGCATACTCTttgtcattctctctctctgaacCCCTTCTGAAGCGTGTTCGCCAGCCAAACGGATGCAAAACGTAGACACAGTTGATTACACTAAGAAACAATCGACCCGAGAAACCGATTCCCCAGCTCAAAAAACAACGTCCTCCGAAGAGAAGTCCTCGAGGACTTCCGGTGGCGCCGGGGAACGgcctcgagatcgttacaacgtAGATTACACTTATTTAACGATCACTATTAGTAATACACCTATGTTGATCAAGTTTCTCATCGATATTTAACAACGTACATAGAACTCTTTGATTACTTTTGCCTCtgtgtttttattttttgtttaaactcGTTTAGACATTAAACTAGTCCTCCTCCACTCTATGCCCTTCTCGCGCGCGGTCCTTGATCATGGTTGCGACTCCGGCCGAGAACGTTCTTCGAAATGCCACGAGCTCAAGCCTCTCGCTGACAAAACTGTTTCTCGTTGATCTGACGTTTCTGTGTGTCGAAGGACGAACGGGGACCAACTTGTCGGTATTGTTCGCGAACGGATTCGTAAATAAGGGAGGGGGGAGGCTTTAATGGATCAAGTTAGCCGGCGTTCTCCTCCCGGTACGCGATTCCGATCCACAGACTCGCGATCTAGGGGTGGGGGTGAATCAACGTTCCGACGGGTATCAAAAAGACTTACGGAGTATCGACTTGAGCAACTCTAATATATCGGGAAACAATGATGCGCGGGAAAACAAGCGGGCACGCGGTCCGAGGATCACGAGGATCCTCGAGCCTCGAGCAGCACAGATCGAAAGGAAGACTTGCGTTCTCCTTCTAAGGACATCCGTGATCGTCTCGCGACGATCATTACATGCTcccatgtttttttttttaaattcacactctctctctctatcgttCTCTCACTCCCTCTCGCACAGTTTTAGTTTACACTACACAATTGAAATCTGCCAGCAGAATAGGACGATGTATACACAGTTttgtacgcgcgcgcgcgcgcatacAATGacacaaatataaaataatacaatatatagaatataatgtAACGCGATGTATCGTAGAATctgttttttctctttttttttcgaagAGTACTCTctctataaaaatattattcgccTAGGGTTCATCAATGATAAACTCTGCCCGGCATGGAGTCGTCCCTTTTGTGTTTCAGACCCCCTTGGTTCGTCTCGTTCGTCCCTTGCGTCGATCACACCTGTTTGCCgctgattaaaatttttttgtaatttaatcCCACTGGATTAGAAGCATTTTCCTTCAATTCTTTTTTCTGCAGCGAGTGTACCTTTGACGTCACGGGACGAATTCAGCAgaaacgagggacggatgagggtgaCGCGTTCCCCTATGTGCCAATCAAATGTTAACCCtgaatattaggtcgttcggaaggtcatttcgttttctcgagggaaaataaaagccaatttttgactatttagaataagttttataaTCCTTTGCGATTTTTTATCGTTTGGAAAATATTTCTTCGAGAGATTTATTGTATGTTTGATATCCAGGGTTAACGAAGGCTTTGGAGATTTTGTCCAGAAGAAAAATCTGTGTATTCGAGGAGGATGGGGACCGCGTTGATGGTAAAGGAATATTGCTTGGAACCTGTCCGAAGGAACGAAATGGTTAGCTCGTTTATGGGACGTGTTTCGATCTGGAAGGGGTTGAACCAAAGGGACTCGGCCTGCATCGGGGATCCGAGGAATGCGGTGAAGTAACCTCGCCGCGGGGCAGATACGTAATTATGTGTATGTTATGTATTAATTGATTCGAGGAACGTGCGCGCGACATGATCGAAGAGCCCGCGGTCCCGCGTGGATCTATATTAACGAGAGATAGGTACCTATTACAAGCGCGCGCGTGACAATGTGTGCGTTTTTGTGTCGCGTTGCGAACCGAAAATGCACCCGACGACGgacaaatatacatacatatacgcgTTCTGTTGCGTGTCCGATGCGTCTCGGGACTCCGGGGCTCTTCGACACCGGCCACGATTTCTTTGCGAAAGATATATACAGGTATTGACGTCAATCTTGTACTTGTGTTCTAGCGTTTGTCGAGAGATAATCTTACGGATAAAGGTATTCTCTTCTTCCTCCattctcttttctcttcttcttctttatttgttttttttttcgtgtTCTACTCTTGAAAGGACGTAAAGGATCGAAAACCGAAAGTTCCATGGGGTGCGGTGGGATTTCTCTTTGTGCATTGTCGTGAATCCAAATGAACCGGGCCTGTTCGTCGCATTTTTTTTTTCAGGACAGACAGACAAGTGACAGGTGTttgcgtgtgtgtatgtgtatgtgtTTCAATGAAAAATGCAAGAAAACGGAAAGAATCGTGTGAGACAACGAGGAAAATCAGTGCGATA
The sequence above is drawn from the Lasioglossum baleicum chromosome 8, iyLasBale1, whole genome shotgun sequence genome and encodes:
- the Erp44 gene encoding endoplasmic reticulum protein 44 isoform X2, whose protein sequence is MLVFCDIFDFKVLILACLLAFLPNSLANDANEGAVSLTQQNIDMTLASNELVFINFYAQWCRFSNLLAPIFEEAATRIRRAFPEPGKVVMAKVDCDRESGIASRFHITKYPTLKVIRNGQPIKREYRGQRSVDAFEEFIKKQLEDPIREFYDLKELMNLDDKKRMIIGYFDRKDVPEYKMFRRVATNLHDDCQFHVGFGNASRSMHPPGEPIIVFRSDKALSNDDDETYHGSLHNFDELNVWAQEKCVPLVREITFVNAEELTEEGLPFLILFHAPDDVESIKLYKDIVSKQLIDEKQHVNFLTADGLKFAHPLHHLEKTPADLPLIAIDSFRHMYLFPNFNDIHIEGRLRAFLKDLYSGKLHREFHNGPDPSNNESPQIVGQIKVPTTPPESTFKKLAPSKNRYTLLRDEL
- the Erp44 gene encoding endoplasmic reticulum protein 44 isoform X1; amino-acid sequence: MLVFCDIFDFKVLILACLLAFLPNSLANDANEGAVSLTQQNIDMTLASNELVFINFYAQWCRFSNLLAPIFEEAATRIRRAFPEPGKVVMAKVDCDRESGIASRFHITKYPTLKVIRNGQPIKREYRGQRSVDAFEEFIKKQLEDPIREFYDLKELMNLDDKKRMIIGYFDRKDVPEYKMFRRVATNLHDDCQFHVGFGTCSAQNCDIGEHFHLVNASRSMHPPGEPIIVFRSDKALSNDDDETYHGSLHNFDELNVWAQEKCVPLVREITFVNAEELTEEGLPFLILFHAPDDVESIKLYKDIVSKQLIDEKQHVNFLTADGLKFAHPLHHLEKTPADLPLIAIDSFRHMYLFPNFNDIHIEGRLRAFLKDLYSGKLHREFHNGPDPSNNESPQIVGQIKVPTTPPESTFKKLAPSKNRYTLLRDEL